A genome region from Microplitis demolitor isolate Queensland-Clemson2020A chromosome 1, iyMicDemo2.1a, whole genome shotgun sequence includes the following:
- the LOC103577619 gene encoding cytokine-like nuclear factor N-PAC: protein MSEVFKLGDLVWAKMKGFSPWPGRVSHPPKELKKPPTAKKGPVQCIFFFGTNNYAWIEESNIQPYHDLKDKLVKSSKTGAFKDAVEAIEEFIAKGEVFDDGLDSDSLFDRLKEDLVVPEKKTPKISKPRKESAPKTKRVDNSSENRPAKKVRRESSASNSANNRVSSVSPRLNHSPSPPRKSGSTLLNRPANIARPVTPPLDVETLSQTLKEKNILPSTLKFGFLGLGIMGSGIVKNLINSGHSVIVWNRTQEKCNDFVKAGADHGLTPSDVVQAADITFSCVADPQAAKDMVFGNCGVLMEITPDKGYVEMTGIDAETSQDIAEAINAKGGRYLEAQVQGSKTHAHEGTLVILAAGDRSLFDECQSCFEAMGKNTFYFGEVGNASKMNLVLQLMAGVTLAGLAESMALADRAGLQQKHVLEVLELTSLACPAILDRGKTIIEGGFNTQLPLKHMQKDLRLSLGMSDQLEQPLPLAAAANEVYKHAKRLGYGEHDASAVYIRARF from the exons ATGTCAGAAGTATTTAAACTTGGAGATCTCGTTTG GGCTAAGATGAAGGGATTCTCACCCTGGCCAGGTCGA gtTTCACACCCACCAAAGGAGTTGAAAAAACCACCAACTGCTAAGAAGGGTCCAGTtcaatgtatatttttctttgggacaaataatta tgcatGGATCGAAGAATCTAATATTCAACCGTATCATGATCTCAAAGATAAGTTAGTCAAGTCTAGCAAGACTGGGGCTTTCAAAGATGCGGTAGAAGCTATTGAAGAATTTATTGCCAAGGGagag gtCTTTGATGATGGACTAGATTCAGACTCGCTCTTCGATAGGTTAAAAGAGGATCTTGTTGTTCCTGAGAAAAAGACTCCAAAGATTTCAAAACCGCGAAAA GAATCTGCTCCGAAAACAAAACGAGTGGACAACAGTTCAGAAAATCGTCCGGCTAAAAAAGTAAGACGTGAGTCAAGTGCTAGCAACAGTGCTAACAACCGTGTTAGTAGTGTAAGCCCAAGACTAAATCACTCACCGTCTCCACCAAGAAAGTCCGGATCTACACTTTTGAACAGGCCGGCGAATATTGCTAGACCC GTAACTCCTCCTCTGGACGTTGAAACGCTGTCACAAACTttgaaagagaaaaatattctgCCGTCTACTCTCAAGTTTGGCTTCCTCGGACTTGGTATTATGGGCAGTGGTATCGTTAAGAATCTCATCAACAGCGGGCACAGTGTCATCGTTTGGAACAGAACTCAGGAAAAG tgtaatGACTTTGTGAAAGCTGGTGCTGATCATGGACTTACTCCTTCGGACGTAGTGCAGGCTGCGGATATAACATTCTCATGTGTGGCTGACCCACAGGCTGCGAAAGat atGGTGTTCGGTAACTGCGGTGTCCTGATGGAAATAACTCCAGACAAAGGATATGTAGAGATGACCGGAATTGATGCCGAGACATCTCAAGATATTGCGGAGGCAATAAATGCGAAAGGTGGACGTTATCTGGAGGCGCAGGTACAGGGTAGCAAAACTCACGCGCACGAGGGTACTCTGGTGATTCTCGCCGCAGGAGACAGATCGCTGTTTGACGAGTGTCAGTCCTGTTTCGAGGCAATGGGAAAAAATACCTTTTACTTCGGGGAAGTTGGTAATGCTTCGAAGATGAATTTAGTTTTACAATTGATGGCTGGTGTTACTCTTGCTGGTCTTGCTGAGAGCATGGCGTTAGCAGATCGTGCTGGTCTGCAACAGAAACACGTGTTGGAAGTTCTTGAGCTTACGTCGCTGGCGTGTCCAGCTATTTTGGACAGAGGAAAaa CTATAATTGAAGGCGGTTTCAACACACAATTACCCTTGAAACACATGCAGAAAGATTTAAGATTATCGTTGGGTATGAGCGATCAACTGGAGCAGCCATTGCCACTTGCTGCTGCTGCCAATGAAGTTTACAAACACGCGAAACGTCTCGGTTATGGTGAACACGACGCATCTGCAGTTTACATCAGAGCTAGATTCTAA
- the LOC103577606 gene encoding uncharacterized protein LOC103577606 has product MRLSAGNISQCLLAYLLVTVKIVSSNFYQDLNLKPFVEKTVHPIANLECAAGCQCENWSLQCKGQLLRDLKLPKEAVEVKLEDVRTSTGILKIPTLESLTQLRKLTWTSSGLEHLENGVFVATQRLQYLDLGDNRLTALDPDILAPLENLRYLNLSRNLIKSLPTFKNLYSLETLLVSHNRLEVPPFKAFASSSYLHHLDLSNNHLVLLQEFTFQPNRELTFLKLSNNRLINLPSRVFSGLSKLRHLEISNISINQLPRGLFTELTALEYLNISINPILNFTDYTFQGLVNLIQLDISETLISQLPQGLWQRVPNLKSLIMDKTKIEVLKADDFVGLYNLENLTITSSPLREINSKALDHLSHLRNVDLRNNFLYFLPASLAHLAHLSNLHLQGNPWACDCRMFWFVKWAHSNIHPMAFAHGLKCGYNDTVDPIEAVEYLQCTPPVLIHKTSEDNLHQINKSVLLECEFNGNPAPSLTWVTPTLEIFHWNPDQTFPDSFHNHPKDHTRDNLISLSNNGRVRLVENGSLLITNLLRQDVGLYKCFAANPIDNATTWVHLKMDPVVYLNIKMFSIAIGAASAVLFLLLTLFIQFIKYLLNRCGCCRWCTCCRRGTTPRAKQIYQMLDNIEQYKSQQLERLRENYTQQVHRIKDNCAQQVEWIRDSYEGQMRHIRDIRDYGTNHLTTLRDQYYEQVKRVRDYSTGQLNWVRENYVFQRNKIRKFSAHQVLRLREGYKYQQQTLNKVLENLPNLYFDNCRSGSCGKSDAAGFDGRELSSSMPDIETYFKVKINELAAYNSASMDDINSEYYTPTEFSSASPQTQNFIDTIHINYIEDGPPPLPPLLSCFRAESAVLHSIQEDDNNEAVNIQNNKDKKETQVSKPINRGTSVELLGRKQHPQTPESLGLLAPSTSMPELPHETRL; this is encoded by the exons ATGAGACTTTCAGCTGGGAATATTTCCCAATGTCTGCTGGCATACTTGCTGGTGACGGTGAAGATAGTATCATCAAATTTCTACCAAGATTTAAATCTAAAGCCTTTCGTAGAAAAAACTGTCCATCCGATAGCGAACTTGGAGTGTGCTGCTGGCTGCCAATGCGAGAATTGGAGTCTTCAATGCAAAGGCCAGCTTCTGAGAGATCTAAAACTGCCCAAGGAGGCTGTAGAAGTAAAGCTGGAAGATGTGAGGACCAGCACTGGGATACTCAAGATTCCCACACTGGAGTCTTTGACACAGTTACGAAAACTCACGTGGACTTCAAGTGGATTAGAGCATCTAGAAAATGGAGTATTTGTCGCAACTCAGCGCCTACAGTACCTCGATTTAGGTGACAACCGTCTTACGGCATTGGATCCTGATATTTTAGCTccacttgaaaatttaaggtACCTCAATTTatcaagaaatttaataaaaagtttacctacttttaaaaatctttattcaCTCGAGACACTGTTGGTATCTCATAATCGTCTTGAAGTACCACCATTTAAAGCATTCGCTTCATCTAGTTATCTCCATCATCTTGATCTATCAAACAATCATCTTGTTCTACTCCAAGAATTCACGTTTCAACCGAACCGGGAACTGACGTTTCTCAAACTATCAAACAATCGTCTGATAAATTTACCCAGCCGAGTGTTCTCAGGTCTCAGTAAACTGCGGCATCTTGAAATATCAAACATAAGTATAAACCAACTACCACGTGGTCTGTTTACTGAACTAACGGCTcttgagtatttaaatatttcaataaatccaATATTAAACTTTACTGATTACACCTTCCAAGgacttgtaaatttaattcaattggaTATTAGCGAGACTTTGATATCCCAGTTACCTCAAGGTCTTTGGCAACGTGtaccaaatttaaaatcactaattatggacaaaacaaaaattgaagtACTGAAAGCTGACGATTTTGTAGGTCTATACAATCTTGAAAATTTGACAATTACCAGCAGTCCGTTACGTGAAATAAATTCCAAGGCATTGGATCACTTGTCGCATTTACGTAATGTTGACCTACGCAATAACTTTCTTTACTTCTTACCAGCAAGTCTCGCGCATCTCGCACATCTTTCAAATCTTCATCTCCAAGGCAACCCTTGGGCGTGTGACTGCCGGATGTTTTGGTTTGTCAAGTGGGCACACAGTAATATTCATCCAATGGCATTTGCCCACGGGCTTAAATGTGGTTACAATGATACAGTGGATCCAATCGAAGCAGTAGAGTACTTACAATGCACACCTCCAGTTCTTATTCATAAAACCTCGGAGGATAATTTGCACCAAATAAATAAGTCAGTATTGCTTGAGTGCGAATTTAATGGGAATCCAGCTCCGTCATTAACTTGGGTAACTCCAACACTTGAAATCTTCCACTGGAATCCCGATCAGACTTTTCCAGACTCATTTCATAATCATCCAAAAGATCATACACGAGACAATTTAATAAGTCTTAGCAATAATGGTAGAGTTCGTTTGGTTGAAAATGGCTCGCTGCTGATAACAAACTTGCTGAGACAGGACGTCGGTCTCTACAAGTGTTTTGCTGCCAATCCAATAGACAATGCCACAACCTGGGTCCATTTAAAAATGGATCCCGTTGTTTATctcaatattaaaatgtttagTATTGCAATTGGAGCTGCTAGCGCAGTCTTGTTTCTGTTGCTTACTCTCTTCATccagtttataaaatatcttctGAATCG GTGTGGCTGCTGCAGATGGTGCACTTGCTGCAGACGTGGAACTACACCACGTGCTAAACAAATATATCAAATGCTGGACAACATTGAGCAGTACAAGAGCCAGCAACTTGAACGTCTGCGAGAAAATTACACTCAGCAGGTGCACAGAATCAAAGACAATTGTGCTCAGCAAGTTGAGTGGATAAGAGACAGCTACGAAGGACAAATGAGGCACATCAGGGATATTAGGGATTATGGAACTAATCATCTTACAACGCTCAGGGATCAATACTATGAAcag GTGAAACGCGTACGCGACTACTCAACAGGACAATTAAACTGGGTACGAGAGAACTACGTCTTCCAACGAAACAAGATACGTAAATTTAGTGCACATCAAGTTTTACGATTACGCGAGGGTTACAAATACCAACAGCAGACACTAAATaaagtattagaaaatttgcCAAACTTGTACTTTGACAATTGCCGAAGTGGATCGTGCGGCAAGAGCGACGCTGCAGGGTTTGATGGACGGGAGTTGAGTTCCTCAATGCCGGATATCGAGACATATTTCAAAGTTAAGATAAACGAACTGGCGGCTTACAACAGCGCGAGTATGGACGACATCAACAGCGAATACTACACACCCACGGAATTCTCATCAGCGAGTCCTCAGACGCAAAATTTCATCGACACTATTCACATTAATTACATTGAAGATGGTCCACCTCCGCTACCACCGTTACTGTCCTGCTTCCGGGCTGAAAGCGCAGTTCTGCATTCAATACAAGAGGACGACAACAATGAGGCggtaaatattcaaaataataaagataaaaaagaaacTCAAGTTAGTAAGCCGATAAATAGGGGCACGAGTGTTGAACTATTGGGTCGTAAACAACATCCACAAACACCAGAGAGTCTTGGTCTTCTTGCTCCCAGCACTAGTATGCCTGAATTACCTCACGAGACTAGGCTCTAA
- the LOC103578988 gene encoding NEDD4 family-interacting protein 1, which produces MSSTNSDGVQGSTSTSSEVPIQGLIPNGAGHGYISLHRPSELLATLRNEAEELSPPKPDFSAPPPYELATKLPSYEEVQREKSLQGENPVAPPPHINIDTIPSAQPFTILAIDPNAAEGDPESGLLGTDFTFFTAFLLALFFNWIGFLLSMCFCHTIAARYGALAGFGLSLTKWTLIVKHSTDLASRANSWLWWLIMALGILICIRAITQYLNIKRGWKLLSGSAQERLLFFY; this is translated from the exons ATG TCATCGACAAATAGTGATGGTGTCCAAGGTAGTACGTCAACGTCCAGTGAAGTTCCTATACAAGGACTAATACCAAATGGAGCAGGACATGGTTACATATCATTGCATAGACCATCTGAATTATTAGCAAcg TTACGTAATGAAGCAGAAGAACTGTCACCTCCAAAGCCGGATTTTTCAGCACCACCGCCTTATGAGCTTGCAACTAAATTACCCAGTTACGAAGAAGTGCAAAGAGAAAAATCACTGCAAGGAGAAAATCCGGTAGCACCGCCACCACACATAAATATCGACACCATACCTTCAGCTCAGCCATTTACTATTTTGGCAATAGACCCAAATGCGGCAGAAGGTGACCCAGAGAGCGGACTGCTCGGAAcagattttacatttttcacaGCGTTTTTac TGGCATTATTCTTTAATTGGATTGGATTTCTCTTGTCAATGTGCTTCTGTCACACAATTGCTGCTCGATATGGTGCCCTTGCTGGATTTGGACTGTCATTAACTAAATGGACTTTAATAGTTAAGCATTCAACAGATCTGGCATCTCGTGCTAACTCGTGGCTGTGGTGGCTCATAATGGCTCttg GCATCCTTATTTGTATTCGCGCTATCACTCAATACTTGAACATCAAACGTGGATGGAAATTATTATCTGGCAGTGCTCAAGAGCGTCTCCTCTTTTTCTATTGA